The Mustela erminea isolate mMusErm1 chromosome 18, mMusErm1.Pri, whole genome shotgun sequence genome has a window encoding:
- the SSTR2 gene encoding somatostatin receptor type 2 isoform X1, whose product MDMGYELLNESHTWLSPPFDLDGSGVAANSSNQTEPYYDLTSNAVLTFIYFVVCIIGLCGNTLVIYVILRYAKMKTITNIYILNLAIADELFMLGLPFLAMQVALVHWPFGKAICRVVMTVDGINQFTSIFCLTVMSIDRYLAVVHPIKSAKWRRPRTAKMINVAVWGVSLLVILPIMIYAGLRSNQWGRSSCTINWPGESGAWYTGFIIYTFILGFLVPLTIICLCYLFIIIKVKSSGIRVGSSKRKKSEKKVTRMVSIVVAVFIFCWLPFYIFNVSSVSVVISPTPALKGMFDFVVVLTYANSCANPILYAFLSDNFKKSFQNVLCLVKVSGTDDGERSDSKQDKSRLNETTETQRTLLNGDLQTTI is encoded by the coding sequence ATGGATATGGGATATGAGCTACTCAATGAGAGCCACACTTGGCTTTCCCCTCCATTTGACCTTGATGGCTCTGGGGTGGCGGCCAACAGCTCCAACCAGACAGAGCCGTACTATGATCTGACCAGCAATGCAGTCCTCACATTCATCTACTTTGTGGTCTGCATCATTGGATTGTGTGGCAACACACTTGTCATTTATGTCATCCTCCGCTATGCCAAGATGAAGACCATCACCAACATTTACATCCTCAACCTGGCCATCGCAGACGAGCTCTTCATGCTGGGTCTGCCCTTCCTGGCCATGCAGGTGGCTCTGGTCCACTGGCCCTTTGGCAAGGCCATTTGCCGGGTGGTCATGACTGTGGATGGCATCAATCAGTTCACCAGCATTTTCTGCTTGACGGTCATGAGTATCGATCGATACCTGGCTGTGGTCCACCCCATCAAGTCGGCCAAGTGGAGAAGACCCCGAACGGCCAAGATGATCAATGTGGCCGTGTGGGGAGTGTCCCTGCTGGTCATCTTGCCTATCATGATATATGCTGGGCTTCGGAGCAACCagtgggggagaagcagctgTACCATCAACTGGCCAGGTGAATCTGGGGCATGGTACACGGGGTTCATTATCTACACCTTCATCTTGGGGTTCCTGGTGCCCCTCACCATCATCTGTCTTTGCTACCTGTTCATTATCATCAAGGTGAAGTCCTCTGGGATCCGAGTGGGTTCCTCCAAGCGGAAAAAGTCTGAGAAGAAGGTCACGCGGATGGTGTCCATAGTGGTGGCGGTATTCATTTTCTGCTGGCTTCCCTTCTACATCTTCAATGTCTCCTCTGTCTCGGTGGTCATCAGTCCCACCCCAGCCCTTAAAGGCATGTTTGACTTTGTGGTGGTCCTCACCTATGCTAACAGCTGCGCCAACCCTATCCTGTATGCCTTCTTGTCTGACAACTTCAAGAAGAGCTTCCAGAATGTCCTCTGCTTGGTCAAGGTGAGCGGCACAGATGACGGGGAACGGAGTGACAGTAAGCAGGACAAATCCCGGCTGAATGAGACCACGGAGACCCAGAGGACCCTCCTCAATGGAGACCTCCAGACCACTATCTGA
- the SSTR2 gene encoding somatostatin receptor type 2 isoform X2 — protein MDMGYELLNESHTWLSPPFDLDGSGVAANSSNQTEPYYDLTSNAVLTFIYFVVCIIGLCGNTLVIYVILRYAKMKTITNIYILNLAIADELFMLGLPFLAMQVALVHWPFGKAICRVVMTVDGINQFTSIFCLTVMSIDRYLAVVHPIKSAKWRRPRTAKMINVAVWGVSLLVILPIMIYAGLRSNQWGRSSCTINWPGESGAWYTGFIIYTFILGFLVPLTIICLCYLFIIIKVKSSGIRVGSSKRKKSEKKVTRMVSIVVAVFIFCWLPFYIFNVSSVSVVISPTPALKGMFDFVVVLTYANSCANPILYAFLSDNFKKSFQNVLCLVKRRKCGLVRGTSRAGREPESTC, from the exons ATGGATATGGGATATGAGCTACTCAATGAGAGCCACACTTGGCTTTCCCCTCCATTTGACCTTGATGGCTCTGGGGTGGCGGCCAACAGCTCCAACCAGACAGAGCCGTACTATGATCTGACCAGCAATGCAGTCCTCACATTCATCTACTTTGTGGTCTGCATCATTGGATTGTGTGGCAACACACTTGTCATTTATGTCATCCTCCGCTATGCCAAGATGAAGACCATCACCAACATTTACATCCTCAACCTGGCCATCGCAGACGAGCTCTTCATGCTGGGTCTGCCCTTCCTGGCCATGCAGGTGGCTCTGGTCCACTGGCCCTTTGGCAAGGCCATTTGCCGGGTGGTCATGACTGTGGATGGCATCAATCAGTTCACCAGCATTTTCTGCTTGACGGTCATGAGTATCGATCGATACCTGGCTGTGGTCCACCCCATCAAGTCGGCCAAGTGGAGAAGACCCCGAACGGCCAAGATGATCAATGTGGCCGTGTGGGGAGTGTCCCTGCTGGTCATCTTGCCTATCATGATATATGCTGGGCTTCGGAGCAACCagtgggggagaagcagctgTACCATCAACTGGCCAGGTGAATCTGGGGCATGGTACACGGGGTTCATTATCTACACCTTCATCTTGGGGTTCCTGGTGCCCCTCACCATCATCTGTCTTTGCTACCTGTTCATTATCATCAAGGTGAAGTCCTCTGGGATCCGAGTGGGTTCCTCCAAGCGGAAAAAGTCTGAGAAGAAGGTCACGCGGATGGTGTCCATAGTGGTGGCGGTATTCATTTTCTGCTGGCTTCCCTTCTACATCTTCAATGTCTCCTCTGTCTCGGTGGTCATCAGTCCCACCCCAGCCCTTAAAGGCATGTTTGACTTTGTGGTGGTCCTCACCTATGCTAACAGCTGCGCCAACCCTATCCTGTATGCCTTCTTGTCTGACAACTTCAAGAAGAGCTTCCAGAATGTCCTCTGCTTGGTCAAG agaagaaaatgtgggCTGGTGCGTGGGACTTCCAGAGCCGGCCGGGAACCGGAGTCTACTTGCTAA
- the SSTR2 gene encoding somatostatin receptor type 2 isoform X3, with translation MDMGYELLNESHTWLSPPFDLDGSGVAANSSNQTEPYYDLTSNAVLTFIYFVVCIIGLCGNTLVIYVILRYAKMKTITNIYILNLAIADELFMLGLPFLAMQVALVHWPFGKAICRVVMTVDGINQFTSIFCLTVMSIDRYLAVVHPIKSAKWRRPRTAKMINVAVWGVSLLVILPIMIYAGLRSNQWGRSSCTINWPGESGAWYTGFIIYTFILGFLVPLTIICLCYLFIIIKVKSSGIRVGSSKRKKSEKKVTRMVSIVVAVFIFCWLPFYIFNVSSVSVVISPTPALKGMFDFVVVLTYANSCANPILYAFLSDNFKKSFQNVLCLVKPLYSHYLCFLCSKVHE, from the exons ATGGATATGGGATATGAGCTACTCAATGAGAGCCACACTTGGCTTTCCCCTCCATTTGACCTTGATGGCTCTGGGGTGGCGGCCAACAGCTCCAACCAGACAGAGCCGTACTATGATCTGACCAGCAATGCAGTCCTCACATTCATCTACTTTGTGGTCTGCATCATTGGATTGTGTGGCAACACACTTGTCATTTATGTCATCCTCCGCTATGCCAAGATGAAGACCATCACCAACATTTACATCCTCAACCTGGCCATCGCAGACGAGCTCTTCATGCTGGGTCTGCCCTTCCTGGCCATGCAGGTGGCTCTGGTCCACTGGCCCTTTGGCAAGGCCATTTGCCGGGTGGTCATGACTGTGGATGGCATCAATCAGTTCACCAGCATTTTCTGCTTGACGGTCATGAGTATCGATCGATACCTGGCTGTGGTCCACCCCATCAAGTCGGCCAAGTGGAGAAGACCCCGAACGGCCAAGATGATCAATGTGGCCGTGTGGGGAGTGTCCCTGCTGGTCATCTTGCCTATCATGATATATGCTGGGCTTCGGAGCAACCagtgggggagaagcagctgTACCATCAACTGGCCAGGTGAATCTGGGGCATGGTACACGGGGTTCATTATCTACACCTTCATCTTGGGGTTCCTGGTGCCCCTCACCATCATCTGTCTTTGCTACCTGTTCATTATCATCAAGGTGAAGTCCTCTGGGATCCGAGTGGGTTCCTCCAAGCGGAAAAAGTCTGAGAAGAAGGTCACGCGGATGGTGTCCATAGTGGTGGCGGTATTCATTTTCTGCTGGCTTCCCTTCTACATCTTCAATGTCTCCTCTGTCTCGGTGGTCATCAGTCCCACCCCAGCCCTTAAAGGCATGTTTGACTTTGTGGTGGTCCTCACCTATGCTAACAGCTGCGCCAACCCTATCCTGTATGCCTTCTTGTCTGACAACTTCAAGAAGAGCTTCCAGAATGTCCTCTGCTTGGTCAAG CCCCTGTATAGTCATTACCTATGTTTCCTGTGTTCCAAAGTACACGAGTAG